The Sorangiineae bacterium MSr11954 DNA segment TTGCTGCTACCGGAGCCCGCGAGGTTGGCCGCGAGGGACCAGATGTTGCTGGTTTGCTGCTTCTGATAGATCTCGGCGCCGTTTCGTACGAAGTAATAATCCGTGCGGCCCGTGGACGGCGTGTTCCAGCGCGCGGCGGTGGTCATGACCGAGTGCGGTCCGAGGGTTGGCAAATTGTAGGTCTCGTCGGTGAGGTTGCCGTCGCTCCCCGAGCGCACCCGGTATTCGCGCGGTTGGCCGGGGCGGGTGATGGCCGAGATACGTTGGGTGCGCGCGACGGCCACGATGCGTTCTTCGGGATGATAAATTTGGTCCTCCCAATCGACCCGAAGATTGCCATTGACGAATTCGTCGTGTGCATGATGAAAAACGCGGCGGGGATCTTGCTGCGTGGCGAAGTCGAACTCCGACTGCGCCGGATACCACGACGAGATCGTAAAACCGGCGACCGTGTAGGTGCTCGGCAGGGTGACCACCAACGCCTGCTGAAAAGGCCTTCCCTGGCACGTCGTCCCCGCGTCGCTCCCTGCATCCTCTGCGGCGGGCACGGTGCGCGGCAACCCATCGAGCGGACCATTCGTGGAACCATTTCCCGAGTCGGAGCCGGCGGAGCACGCCGTCACGTCCAAAACCAGCAACGAGAGAATCGACATTACGGCGAAGCGAATTGTTTGGGGCGTCATACCCAGCGTCTTGTCCCCACCGCGCTCGATCCGTCATGGACCATATCGAGGCACGACATTTTTTTGACGATGTCGTGCGGGCATCCCATGGCGCGCGAGGCTGCGTCGACCTTTCATCGAACGCTCCGGGACGAAGCGCGGACGGAGGAGCGTCGGAGGTGCGGTCGGTCGTGGCGCCTTGCGCGATGGCGCGTCGCGCGGCCCCTCCACGTACCGCCGAACGCGCCGAACGCGTCGAACGCGTCGAACGCGCTGGACGCCGACCAAGCTACCAAGAGCCCCCGGCCTGGCGCGCAGCGCGTCCCCCGGACCTCGCACGTTCCCCCGGGACGGTCGAATCCATGAGCTCACATGGGTCTTACGTTCAAGCTAATATCGAACCACCAACTCCATGATCGACTCCGAAGAAGAGCAGCCCGCTCGCGAACCCCGCTGGGGGATCCACGTTGCTCTCTTGGGCGTGGCCGTCCTCGTTGCGATTGGCATCGTGGCCAGCTTGAAATCGAAGCAGCGCCCGGTGCGGTTTGGCCCGGAAGCGGGGCTCGAGATCCTGGTCGGATTTGGGGACGCCATGGAGCAACTCGGCCGGGTGCTGGGCGTGTTCGTGAGCGCGGGCATTTACATACTCGGGTCGACGTTGCTCGCGATTCTCCTGCGACGCCGGCGTGGGGCGTTGTGGTGGGCGCACGGGAGCGCTCTGGTCGCGGTGGGCCTCTTGTGGGTCGCAGATGGGTACGAAGGCGCGCGTCGCCGCGAGGAATACGAGCTCCGGGCGCGGCAGCAGGTCGAGGCGGACGAGGCCAAGCGGCGCGCGCGCGCCGCCGAAGAGGAGAGGCTTCGGCGCAATTGTCTGATCGGCTCGCTCTCGGGGGACCGGGGCATCGAGTCACCCATCGTGCGCGGCCGCCCGACGAAGCCCATTTCATACGGTATCCAACTCACGCTCGCGTTGCAGTGCCCCGGGGCCAACAATTCGCCGATCGAAGCATTCCGACTGAAAGGGAAGGGGCCGGGCTGGGAGCTCCCGCCCGTCGAGCGCCGCATCACGCCGCCGCAGGCGACGCTTCTCTTCGAGTCGGCAGGCACCCTTTCGCACGCGCCCGAAGAGGGCGACATCGACCCCGAGGCGTTCGTTCTCGAAGTGCGCTTTTCGGAGAGCCCGGAGTGGGTCGTGCGGCCCATCGACGAGGTGCGCATCCGGAACGTGGACGTGTTGTGGTAGCACCACCTCGCGGCCGAGCTCCTCGTCGTACGGGAGCATCGGTCGTAGCCGCTGGGGCCGGGCTTGCCGTTCATCCAGCGACATCGAGAGCTACCCTCGGGCGTCCAAATCCCAAGCCCGCCCGTCGAGATCGGGGCACGCGATGGAGCATGGCCCCGGGGAGAGACCCTCGATGCGCGCTTTGCCGTTGGAATCGACCTCGCCTTCGATCGTGGCGCCGCTCGCGAGGGTGATGCGGTATTGGACGCCGGGCACGGGGCGGCCATTCTGGTCCACGATGCGAAGCCCGACCCAATCTTCCGTGACGGGTTCTTGGCGCGGGCGCTCGGGGGCCTCCTTCGCGGTTCGCGCTTGGAATCGTGGCGGCGGCGGGCGCAGCACGAGGAGCTCGCCCATATCGACCGCGCGCAGGATCGTGCGGACCACCTGCGCGTCGATGCCCGCGATGTCCCCGCCGAACCCGCTCCACCCCGAAGCGCCGCGGAGCGCTTCGTACACATCGAGGACGACCCCACGCTCCAGCGGGTCCGATAACCAATACAGGAGATCGGATTCGGTCAGCAGAAATCGTTCCCCCAACGACAGATCCGCCTCGGGCGCGGCGCGCGCCGGAAGAACGAGCACGTTCCCGTAGCGATCGCACAATCGCCAGCCTGCGCGGGCGTCGCGCACCGTGGTGGCGGAGCTCATGGATTTCGCCCTTTGGGTGGGGGATTGCGAAGTGGCTCCCAACATTTGCCGTCGAACCAATGCCTCGGATCGAGGATGACGATGGTCCCGTCCGTTGGTTCGCGCTTCTTCCACGCGAAGAAAAAGAGCGCGCCCCGCTCGATGCCGCCATCGACCCGGTCGGCCCATGACCACATCGACACGACGCTCTGCCCCGGCGCCGTCGAGAATCGAGCGCCTTCGTCGAGCCGTCCATGAAGA contains these protein-coding regions:
- a CDS encoding carboxypeptidase-like regulatory domain-containing protein; translated protein: MSSATTVRDARAGWRLCDRYGNVLVLPARAAPEADLSLGERFLLTESDLLYWLSDPLERGVVLDVYEALRGASGWSGFGGDIAGIDAQVVRTILRAVDMGELLVLRPPPPRFQARTAKEAPERPRQEPVTEDWVGLRIVDQNGRPVPGVQYRITLASGATIEGEVDSNGKARIEGLSPGPCSIACPDLDGRAWDLDARG